The DNA region TGGCTTCATTTAGTCCAACCGTACTTACATAATATCCCTCTGCCCAGAAATGACGATTACCAAATTTGTATTTGAGATTGGCGTGTTTATCAAACATCATTAGAGCACTCTTACCTTTTAAATATCCCATAAAGCTTGATACACTTAATCGCGGAGGAATACTGACTAACATATGAACATGATCCGGCATCAGATGTCCTTCGATAATTTCTACGCCTTTATAAGTACACAAACGTCGGAATATTTCTCCCA from Halobacteriovorax sp. DA5 includes:
- the tnpA gene encoding IS200/IS605-like element ISSsu4 family transposase; this encodes MAQKAHSLSHTKWLCKYHIVFTPKYRRKIIYNQYRSSLGEIFRRLCTYKGVEIIEGHLMPDHVHMLVSIPPRLSVSSFMGYLKGKSALMMFDKHANLKYKFGNRHFWAEGYYVSTVGLNEA